In Silurus meridionalis isolate SWU-2019-XX chromosome 28, ASM1480568v1, whole genome shotgun sequence, the genomic window CCGTACTTACCCCTACAGAACACAAGGGGGGGCAAGTCAATAAAGCACAATGGGGTTTAACAGAGAGAaggacagatggagagacagacagagggaaggagggacggacagatggatagacagagggccagacagagagagggacagacagatgaaTGAACAGGCGTACCACTCCCAGTATCCTGCAGTTGAGGTTGACAGCGTCGGCCATGGCCTGCTTGCACATGCTCAGTATGAGCTCCATCCTCTCCTCATAGGTTTTAGGATTAGACTGTTTATACATCTTCATAATCTTCccctgtgacacacacacacacacacacacacacacacacacggagtcAGCGAGGAATACAAGAGATTAAGTAAATAGAGTAATAGTCAGATCTTCAGGGTGGATGACACACCCTgagcttcaacacacacacacacacacacacacaatacaggcACGTGCCAAAATCTCCTGTAATGAAGTCAAACAAGTCTGAATTGACACAATGAATCTGTGTAAATATGTCATTTTCACTACACAAAGAACATCACTACACCCTCACACAGGTGCTGAAAAGGTTCCTGTAACCACAGACAAGAAATATAAAGAGCCCTGGGTTACAAAATACCTCAAGTTCCTGCACTTAGCTAAGAGTTCACAAACAGGTTCCTCAACCAGTTCCTGAGTCTAAAAAAGCTCCTCAACACTACTGAAAAGTGTTTCTGAAGTCCTTCTTGGTCTCCATAAATCATTCCTAAAAAACTTCTCGAGTGCAGAAGGAGGTTGCTGaagaattagttttttttttcttaacagaTCAGGGTGAAacagtgtgcgagtgtgtgtgtgtgtgtgtgtgtgtgtgtgtgtgtgtgtgtgtgtgcgtaccgCCATCGTGACGATGCCCACGCGCAGGTTGGTGCCCCCGAGGTCGATGCCCAGCGCGCTCTGTGTCTCCAGGATGTGGTCGATGTCCTGGGACACGTTGTCCTCGCGCACCGGCGGGAAGCTGAACGTCTTCTGCACCGGCTCGGACAGATCGATGGACTGCAGGAACTTTAGGATCCTCGGCACAGCGTTCCCATCTCCGTAGATCTTGGAGCTGCAGGGAGACAGACTGAGTGAGGAGAACATACACACGACATGAACGTCGGACGCGAGCGTGAGACTCCTTCCTACCAGGGGTACCGCTTCCCGAACTGCAGCTCCAGGGCGTGGTAGATCTTATTCTGCGTGTCTGCGTCACGCACGTGGAGAACGTTCTcacctggacacacacacacacacacacacacacacacacacacacacacacacgtcagttATCATTAATCTTTGATCAGCTGTTATGGGGTAATTAAAGCCCTTTACCCCCGTCCACTCCTGTAGTGCCCTGAGTGGGGGTGGGGGTAGTTACCTGTTTCTCGGCCGGTCTGGCGCGTGCCCAGGTTGATGACGGGGGTCCCGAAGGCTCCGGCCTCCCGCACGCCACAGCTGCTGTTCCCCACCATGCAGCCTGCGTGAGCCACCAGCTGAATAAACTGGTTAAAGGGAATGTGTTTAACGGCACGGAAGTTGGGGTGCTGCTCGATTCCCTTCCTCCTCAACACACGCACCATCTCCTtactgcctacacacacacacacacacacacacacacacacagttagacAGACATCCTTATGTAGACAcgtcgagtgtgtgtgtgtgtgtgtgtgtgtgtgtgtgtgcagctcacCAGCATCGACGTTGGGGAACAGGATGAGTGTTTTCTTGTTGAAGGATATCAGAGCATCCAGCATGAGGTCGTAGATCTTTATAGAGTTTTCAATGTCTGTAGTTACGGGATGCTGAAGAGCCACAATGTAGTTGGACTCCTTCACGCcgccacctgcacacacacacacacacacacacacacacacacacacacacacacacacacacacttaaagttcatacacatacatatacgtTTCATAATAAAAGGTGcaggtcataaaaaaaaaaaaaatcgacaaATAAACTACTGTAAACACTGAAATATTTCACTTTGGATAGTTGGGTAATAATTAGGTGGTAGTTTGTTTAAACAAACCGTCAAACTACCACCAAGCAAGCAAACTACAGGCCAAACAACAATCACTCTACCACCAAACACTACTAAACAACCCACAAAACGACCATCAAACTTCATAGAGAACACCACTAAACTACCATACCACCATGTCAAACTACCTACAGATAAGCAAAGTATTACTCAATTAATATCCACAATATCACCCAAACTACCAACCACAAACAATCAAACTACAAAAATAACACCAAACAACCACCCAGCTAAACAACTTCCACAAAACTACCACCCAAACAacccactaaactaccacccaAATTTCCTTCTAAATTAATCAAACTACCACTCAACAAACCACCAAAATACGTCTAAATAACTCTCCAAACCACCTACAGAATAAACATCAAACATCCACTCAAACTACCAGCCAACCAACTACCAAAACACCACCAAACCAAACAAACTACCATCCAAACTTTCATCTAAACTACCAGCCAATTATCCAAAACCAACCCGCTCAACTAAATACCACCAAAATACCACCAGATTACACACCAAACAACCATCAAACTGAACAACTTCCACCAACAACTATCAACCAAACTACCAACCCCCAGTAAAGTTTCCTCTGACGGACCGAGCCAGGCCTTGATGATGTCGTCGTAGTCGTCACACTTGTGCGCGGTGAGCAGGCAGTCATATGACGGGCAGCCGGCCAATAGGATGCGCTCGTGGTCCTCACACATGGCGAGGAGGTGCGTCTGGGCGGCGCGTGTGCACACGGCGTGGTAATGAGCCAGTTTGGAGATGGCGTGGCGGATCGAGTCGTCGATGGTGCCGCTCACTTCTCCTCCCTCCACGTGGAGGATACGGACGTTCATCAGCGCCGCCGCCGTCGCCACCGCGAGAGCGTCGAAACGGTCGCCGTGGACGATCAGGATGTGGGGCGCAAGGCGTTGAAGGACGTCGGGGAGCTTGACGAGAGCCAAGCCGAGAGACTCCACCATCGCCGCTTCGTCCTCACCACGAACGATGGTGTGGAGACTGGAGCTGATGATAAACTCGTCCTGCTCAATCATACGGTACGTATTACTGTGAACGAGggaagaagagatggagagaagagTTCATTAAGAGTACTCCAGAgcttccactgtgtgtgtgtgtgtgtgtgtgtgtgtgtgtgtgtgtgtgtgtgtgcgtgtacccGTAATCGTCGATTAGGTGGGACCCCAACACGATGACCTCGAGCTGGAACAGGTCAGGATGGTCTTTGAGGCCGAACATGATGGGGGCGAGTTTGGAGTAATCTGCTCGGTTACAGGTGGCCACACACACCTTCAGCTTCTGCCTGCACTCACCTCCGCCATCCTCATCACGCTCCATCTTCTCCTCCACCCTCTGCATCTCCAGGTAGTACTGCTCCTGAGGAACACATGCCCAcgcacacccacaaacac contains:
- the gne gene encoding bifunctional UDP-N-acetylglucosamine 2-epimerase/N-acetylmannosamine kinase, which encodes MLSGREIRNPHEQYYLEMQRVEEKMERDEDGGGECRQKLKVCVATCNRADYSKLAPIMFGLKDHPDLFQLEVIVLGSHLIDDYGNTYRMIEQDEFIISSSLHTIVRGEDEAAMVESLGLALVKLPDVLQRLAPHILIVHGDRFDALAVATAAALMNVRILHVEGGEVSGTIDDSIRHAISKLAHYHAVCTRAAQTHLLAMCEDHERILLAGCPSYDCLLTAHKCDDYDDIIKAWLGGGVKESNYIVALQHPVTTDIENSIKIYDLMLDALISFNKKTLILFPNVDAGSKEMVRVLRRKGIEQHPNFRAVKHIPFNQFIQLVAHAGCMVGNSSCGVREAGAFGTPVINLGTRQTGRETGENVLHVRDADTQNKIYHALELQFGKRYPCSKIYGDGNAVPRILKFLQSIDLSEPVQKTFSFPPVREDNVSQDIDHILETQSALGIDLGGTNLRVGIVTMAGKIMKMYKQSNPKTYEERMELILSMCKQAMADAVNLNCRILGVGVSTGGRVNPKDGKVLDSTKLINEWSRIDLRSPLSESLHLPVWVDNDGNCAALAERKFGHGKGVENFVTIITGTGIGGGIIQHGELIHGSTFCAAELGHIMVSLEGPECSCGSRGCVEAYASGLALQREAKRLHDAQDLLLVDGMSVNNKEQVNATHLVQAARFGNSKAEGVLRTAGTALGVAVVNILHTVNPSLVVLSGVLAQHYKTPVTHVINQRALSSAREVKVMISELPEDSPALLGAASMVLDYTTRRTY